GTTCTTGAGTTGTCGCCGAAGTTGGGAAAATTACTGACGGTATTGAGTAGTTCAACGAAAGAAGAAGTTTCAGCGGTAACGCGATTTAAGCGATATCCAGGCCGTCGGTAATTAGGGTGGGAGGAGGTGACGGTGGAAAGTGGTGGTGGCTAAGGTGGACacggtgatggtggtggtgttggtAAGATGGTTGCAAGCAGAGGAAATGTAGTTTGGTTTTAAATTCAAAAAGGTAGGGTTGTGTGTTCAAACAGCTGCTTTACACTTTGAGTTTTAaatctttattattttatttttagatTGAACAATTAATTTTGATCTAATATTGGTCAAGTGGAATATGGAATTGGAGATTTGTATGAATCGTATTTATGACAATAATTTTTACTATATGAAAAATTGTTTCCACGGCCTGAACACGCGAGCTTGCCAAAATGTTTGAATCAAGTTATTGAAAAAAAATTAGTGTAACAATTATAACATATTGAtgagttttaatatatttttacaGTTAACATTAATAGATTTTTATAAATGATTAATTTGTCACAGTTAAATTGTAACATCCCAAAAATTTAAAGGTATTATATTTTACTTATTTGGTTAGTTAGTTAGAAAAAGGACTTATGATGTAAAATAGGGACTTTGGATGCTAGACTTTGTTTGGGCAGGGGTAAAAGTGAAATTTTGACTTATCATAAAAACCCAAAATCTGGCCACTTCTCCTCACTTAGGCACTAAGTGAGAGCGAGGGTGTTGGTGGGTGACGATTATGGTGAGGACAAGCAAGAATCCTTGAAATCTTCACATGCAATTTGATTTTTGAGTGGTACTAGCATCTCTTTTACATAATAGCACAACTAGAGCTCTTGATTCATCTTCTTAGAGTTAAAATTGGGTGTTTTTAACCCTAACTAAAGGTATGAGCTAATTGTATTTTAAATTCACTTTTATGAGTTTAGATGATACTAGCAGTTTTGAATCAAGGGTTTTAATTCCCTTAGACCATTCTTATCGCAGCGTTATGGGCAAAAAATTACCTCCATCACGCCCCTATCACGCCACTATGGGGCGTGATGGAAGAGAAAATGGGTTGGCGCGATCAGTGCATCACGGATAgaaaatgggggggggggggggtgatggGATTTAACCCAATCATAATTTAAATAAAtccttttataatttaattaaatcaataaaaataataaaataactccatcacacaaccatcacccaataccactacaaactccatcacgcCATCACCTTTTCCAAATCAGCACTATACCTCACAAAAACACCCATCACACCCCATCACGCCCATCACCACTACAAATGGTCTTAGAACCCTAATTCGAAAATTAGGGTTAGAGTTTTGAATTTTGGGATTTTTGGTGAAGGTGAACTAGTTGAGAAATATTGAGTATGACTTGGTTAATTTAGGTCAAAATCAGTCCCTGTTTTGTTAAGTGTGAAATTTGAAGTTTTGATGTGAAAGTGAAATTTAAAGACTCAAGTTGTGTAGCTTGTGTTCTTGTAAAAGTGTAAGGTGTGAAAATGGGTATTATGAGTCTTTAAGAATAAACCCTAATTAGATGGGTCTTGTTGACCAAAGTTGAATGTGTAAGTGTTAAGTATGTGTATATGTTTATTATTAGGTGACTTGTGCTTAGAGCTGTAAATGAGCCGAGTCGAGCCCGAGCTTGATAGTGTTCGAGCTCGGCTCGTCTGATTTGCataaagctcgagctcgagctcggctcgagtCAAGCCTTAATTtttaagctcgagctcggctcgtgatACATGTtaaaagctcgagctcggctcgtgatCGACTCGTTTTCTATAAGAAACTTAAAAGAAGTTTTAGCTCGAATAAAGCTAGGCTCGTTAAGAAAAAACTTAAGCTCGTTAATtgaagcttttcaaaaaaaaaaaaatctagtgATAAGGCTAGCTTCATTCAGTTATATTAAATCTAAAACATCCATGTCTTACAACTTTAGCATCAAAAAACATACATACAATTATACAAACCAAACAAGTCTACCATGATATATATCTACAAGACTACAACCATTTCCAAAAAATGAAGTGCAAGCAGGCTACATTAAACATACATATAAGCCATAAAAATTCAACCCTTCCAAGCCTTGAACAACCATTTCAAAAGAAGATCAAACACTTGTGGTTTATGTTCCAAACTTCCAACTTCAGTGAGCCACATATCATGAAAACAAAATGACATTAAGTCATATACTTGTGGATTAGAAGTTCAAAAATCAATCCTAATTAATCAAGGTAACCTGCATTATACACAACAATGTAACATCAAACAATATTCATTTTAATTGATGTTATTGTTATAATCATATAAAAAGTACACCTTCAATTCGACTTTTTAACATCGGGCAATGTAATCTCTATTGGTAATTCCTCCTACAAAGTTCAAGATCAATAATTCAAAACAATTATGTACCTGTTCAAATTGAAAAATAAACAATTACATATCATAAGTATACATTTTAAGATAAAAAAAAAGGTACCTTAACTTTCTTCTTCAATCCAAAAGATTGTCTAATCCAATCCCCTGCACAAATCAGCATTTCTACCGTGTCCGGTGCTAACGAAGATCGGAATGGTTCAATGACTCTGCCCCCAGCACTAAATGTGGCCTCAGATGCAACTGTAGATATTGGAATAGCAAGTACATCGCTGGCCATTTTTGATAAAAATCGGAAACTTCAGCTTATGAATGTTCCACCACTCTAATACGTTGAATGAGTCCATTCCTCCTTGAGTTATGTATAAGCCTTCATCATAATACATTTTCAGTTCAGACACTTGTGGCTTTTGCAAATCCACTTCTTTGATATATTTCTCATACTCCTCCCATCCTGATCCATTTGATGTGTCTTCACTAAACCTATTACTTCCTTTAGTACATCTAATTCCATTTGTAGCAGCTTCCTTAATCAATGCATCATGTGTCTCCAAATATTCTTTATACATATCCTCAAGTGCATCTTCCACTTCTTTTATGTTCTTGACAGCTTGATCCGGTGTATATAATTTGTGATAGGACATTCCAATCAACCATTTTTTGAATCTTGGATCGAGAACAGAAGCTATTGCCATAAGCAAATGGCACTCCCCCCAATACTTGTCAAACTTTACCTTCATAGATTTCACCATATCACGAACAAATTGATCTTCAGAATTAGCTCCATTATCTAACACTTGTTTGACTTTATAAACCTCAATAAGGTACAAATTGGCAGTAGGATAATAACTTCCTGAGATAACATTGGTACACATCTACGAATAACAAACATAAGAAAAATCAGTGATAAAATAAGATTTAGATTATCAGTTGGAAGATCCTCACTGCCATCAATGTCTACATACTCGTGTGCACTCCTTGATGAAGAAGCTTGCATCGGACTAATCGGGTTCATTTCACTTGTGCCTTCCATATACTTAATTCTGAACTTTTAATGATTTACCTAGTCAAACAAGATGAATCAAAAATTAAATTTGTGTATTACCAGTTTAACACTCTTATAGACACATATATCTTTTTCAAAGATCAATACTTGTACACTGATATTCACCAGATTCACAATATTTATAATTTAACTTGTTACTCCCAAATTTTTTTAAGAATAATTATTGTTCATATTTTCACTTGTGGCTTCCatactattaatttttatttttttttataatttaatcATCGACAATTTAGAACTAGTTATCAGAGTACTAAAAAGAAAAATTGCATGCTTAAAAAAATAACTATCTATATCTTTCACTTTACTTGTATAATGGTATACAGTTTTCACATTAACATATCTATTACGGAGTaacaataattaatttattaaca
The window above is part of the Rutidosis leptorrhynchoides isolate AG116_Rl617_1_P2 chromosome 1, CSIRO_AGI_Rlap_v1, whole genome shotgun sequence genome. Proteins encoded here:
- the LOC139878493 gene encoding zinc finger BED domain-containing protein RICESLEEPER 2-like: MEGTSEMNPISPMQASSSRSAHEYVDIDGRSYYPTANLYLIEVYKVKQVLDNGANSEDQFVRDMVKSMKVKFDKYWGECHLLMAIASVLDPRFKKWLIGMSYHKLYTPDQAVKNIKEVEDALEDMYKEYLETHDALIKEAATNGIRCTKGSNRFSEDTSNGSGWEEYEKYIKEVDLQKPQVSELKIDVLAIPISTVASEATFSAGGRVIEPFRSSLAPDTVEMLICAGDWIRQSFGLKKKVKEELPIEITLPDVKKSN